In a genomic window of Brettanomyces nanus chromosome 1, complete sequence:
- a CDS encoding uncharacterized protein (EggNog:ENOG41), with product MTNLKANEIRESTLKPILPNPTHQLQLELEKYQEQVTTRITHEDAGVTEAGQKRISSTTPNESKQSSSRHFEKRSKACTNCRRSKVRCVKLGDDEVCKRCRNQGIQCVYEYKIASYRIVGTGAKADPPCQQRLVHPLAPLSRLPHSSASSTMASISNLLNPSDESPEPPHTSSEPPHTSSEPLNSPKFEWQNSVEERLKNFDSKLGSIITILNDQNSSPHPIRQLPSLNAFMGNALSVATSTSPCISSNVPVTKFGPISRNSSLDLTMISPPNKRRKIEHKDHKSLDDILTRKQAMELFNYFDANISSQLFGFSVGQYSVNSVWETCPLLVATICCISSIHHPVFNNLFTSLEALIHKLSMDTLSSSPKTELEAFNTIMALCFCGFWFQKDQMFTGLALQLARSMNLMSSLNKQSKIPRKDRVKLWFLLYILDGQQSLVFNRQTLVDPRDITLSKGKSILLEAEDFEAGKIEGANKDQQPAQDHSFESTYSNLRLVSQVQYHQAIDCAFEEEAWDLFAPASFGLPYKTNLELDKWMVQWTVLLSSLKACPVWSSKSTLIYYNFAKMHINSTAIRKLQIVGTELPRLDQCEVDDDWNENSKKIETGKGAQLDTNGNPIEENENSEEDENDDSDYNTYQDIIKEMSPYQSRRVSSELAFSAAETVLKIVLEDPNIISALRYVPIHIHIMLYYAALLVLRTPSYLISNREASFEESLRSIRMVKKLRIAVLANTPTDREFAQRLVVALTSILREKVKTLKERISRETDGDRKFKQLEDMLSSNDSMFLKHRKPHKIMAWPGFDSGHPGLDEKRSSITTKPLKDYYNLE from the coding sequence ATGACCAATTTAAAGGCCAATGAGATCCGAGAGTCGACCTTGAAGCCCATCTTGCCGAATCCAACTCACCAGCTTCAACTAGAGCTGGAAAAGTATCAGGAGCAGGTCACTACTCGGATTACGCATGAAGATGCAGGTGTAACCGAGGCAGGTCAGAAGAGAATATCCTCTACTACACCCAACGAAAGTAAACAGTCATCTTCTAGACATTTTGAAAAGCGAAGCAAAGCCTGCACAAACTGTCGGAGATCTAAAGTCAGATGTGTCAAGTTGGGTGACGACGAAGTTTGCAAGAGATGCAGAAATCAGGGTATTCAATGTGTTTATGAGTACAAGATCGCCAGCTATAGGATCGTTGGTACCGGTGCCAAGGCTGATCCTCCGTGCCAACAACGTCTAGTTCATCCGCTTGCTCCATTGTCTCGTCTCCCTcattcttctgcttcttcgaCTATGGCAAGTATCTCTAACCTGTTGAATCCATCAGATGAATCTCCAGAACCACCTCATACCTCTTCAGAACCACCTCACACCTCTTCAGAACCTTTAAATTCTCCAAAGTTCGAATGGCAGAACTCTGTAGAGGAAcgattgaagaatttcGATTCCAAGCTTGGctccatcatcaccattttGAACGATCAAAATTCTTCCCCACATCCTATACGGCAACTACCGTCTCTAAATGCGTTCATGGGCAATGCTCTATCCGTCGCAACTTCCACGTCCCCCTGCATCTCATCGAATGTTCCCGTGACGAAGTTTGGGCCTATATCTCGTAATTCATCTTTAGATCTTACGATGatttctcctccaaataAGAGGCGTAAGATAGAACATAAAGATCACAAGTCGCTTGATGATATATTGACAAGGAAACAAGCTATGGAACTTTTCAACTACTTTGATGCCAATATCTCGTCGCAGCTTTTTGGTTTTAGTGTCGGCCAATATTCTGTAAACAGCGTCTGGGAGACTTGCCCATTGCTTGTTGCCACTATCTGCTGTATTTCATCGATTCATCATCCGGTTTTCAATAATCTTTTTACTTCTTTGGAGGCTCTTATCCATAAATTGAGCATGGACACCCTTTCCTCTAGCCCGAAAACTGAACTTGAAGCATTCAACACTATAATGGCTCTCTGTTTTTGTGGATTCTGGTTTCAGAAGGACCAGATGTTTACAGGTCTGGCCTTACAATTGGCCAGAAGTATGAATTTGATGTCCTCTCTAAACAAGCAATCAAAGATACCTAGAAAAGATCGGGTGAAGCTCTGGTTTTTACTTTATATTTTGGATGGGCAGCAGTCTTTGGTATTCAATAGACAGACTCTGGTTGATCCAAGAGATATCACTCTTTCTAAGGGAAAAAGCATTCTACTGGAAGCCGAAGACTTTGAGGCTGGAAAGATTGAGGGCGCTAATAAAGATCAACAGCCAGCTCAAGATCACAGCTTTGAGTCCACTTATTCGAATCTAAGATTGGTTTCTCAGGttcaatatcatcaggCTATTGATTGTGCCtttgaggaggaagcaTGGGACCTTTTTGCTCCCGCATCCTTCGGACTACCTTACAAAACGAATCTTGAATTAGATAAATGGATGGTTCAGTGGACAGTTCTACTCTCCAGTCTGAAGGCATGTCCCGTATGGTCTTCAAAGTCCACTCTTATTTACTATAATTTTGCTAAAATGCACATCAATTCTACTGCTATTCGAAAGCTTCAAATCGTCGGTACAGAATTGCCTAGGTTGGACCAGTGTGAGGTAGATGATGATTGGAATGAGAATTccaagaaaatagaaaCCGGCAAGGGGGCCCAACTGGATACGAATGGAAACCCAATTGAGGAGAACGAAaatagtgaagaagacgaaaaCGATGATTCTGATTATAACACCTATCAGGATATTATTAAAGAAATGTCTCCTTATCAGAGCAGAAGAGTTTCATCTGAATTGGCTTTTTCGGCAGCAGAGACAGTTCTCAAAATTGTTTTGGAAGACCCCAATATTATTTCTGCTTTGAGGTATGTTCCAATTCATATACATATTATGCTTTACTACGCAGCCTTGCTGGTGTTAAGAACACCTTCATATTTAATCTCCAACCGTGAGGCATCTTTTGAGGAGTCCTTGAGATCGATTCGGATGGTCAAAAAGTTACGGATAGCCGTCTTGGCCAATACTCCTACAGATAGAGAGTTTGCGCAAAGACTTGTTGTTGCCTTAACCAGCATCCTTCGAGAGAAAGTCAAGACTCTAAAAGAGCGAATTAGCCGCGAAACTGATGGTGACAGGAAATTTAAGCAGCTTGAAGATATGTTAAGCAGCAATGACAGTATGTTTCTTAAACATAGAAAGCCTCATAAGATCATGGCCTGGCCCGGTTTTGATTCTGGTCATCCTggattggatgagaaaagaagttccATAACCACGAAGCCTCTTAAAGACTATTACAATTTAGAATGA